In Archocentrus centrarchus isolate MPI-CPG fArcCen1 chromosome 16, fArcCen1, whole genome shotgun sequence, a single window of DNA contains:
- the LOC115794655 gene encoding paramyosin-like yields MSQEKFRGFKIDSLKEALELSGARNKFLLESQLKNTKAENENFLTEVHTLQENEKILFQNNKSLCDELAHLQRVTEIKHEEIGNLTRKIFKLEDQVKEAEDQRAQVESVEAKMQAEIERLNSAQHDLQEKRDSLLDQNKRIAAELVQVESQRDKQKEEILKLLKAVRELLDQRAKAEDDNRAQVLSVEAKMQAEIERLNSALRDLQEKRNSLLDQNKRVAAELVQVESQRDEQKEENLKLLNAVRDLEDQRAKAEDDKRALVESVEAKMQAEIERLNSARHYLQEKHDSLLDQNKHVIAELVQVESQKGEQKEEILRLMKANRNLEDQWAKAEKDKQALVESVEAKMQAETERLNSVLHDLQEKHDSLLDQDKSIVAHLVQVERKRDEQQKEILQLVNSITDLEGQLKKAEKDKWAQVESVEAKMEAEIKRLNSALHDLQEKHDSLLDDNKSIAAELVQVESQRDEQKKEISKHVKAITDLEDQRAKAEDDKRAQVESVEAKMQAEIERLNSALHDLQEKRDSLLDQNKRVIDELVRVKSQKGEQKEEILRLMKANKNLEDQWTKAENDKQALVESVEAKMQAETERLNSVLHDLQEKHDSLLDDNKSIAAELVQVESQRDEQKEENLKLLNAVRDLEGQRAKAEDDKRAQVESVEIKMQAEIERLNSALHDLQEKHDSLLDDNKSIAAELVQVESQRDEQKKEISKHVKAITDLEDQRAKAEDDKRAQVESVEAKMQAEIERLNSALHALQEKRDSLLDQNKCVIDELVRVKSQKSEQKEEILRLMKANRNLEDQWTKAENDKQAQVESVEAKMRAETERLNSALRDLQEKRDSLLDQNKRVIDELFQVKSQKGEQKEEILRLMKANRNLEDQWVKAEKDKQALVESVEAKMQAETERLNSVLHDLQEKHNSLLDQDKSIVAHLVQVERKRDEQQKEILQLVNSITDLEDQLKKAEKDKWAQVESVEAKMEAEIKRLNSALHALQEKHDSLLDDSKSIVAHLVQVESQRDEQQKEILKLMKSNRDLEDQQAKAEEEIMQKENELEKQSRIIADKQEQINDLNKAREITRWITEDLKDQLSLLQEEQTLADLREVHETAASEEMEDPVANLPPNMVQNSGSWSHCAKCLLKLGLGLIPAAIVSASVYYSYNARTDCSP; encoded by the coding sequence atgtcGCAGGAGAAATTCAGAGGTTTTAAGATCGACAGTCTGAAAGAAGCACTGGAACTGAGTGGTGCCAGGAATAAGTTTCTGCTTGAATCTCAGTTAAAGAACACCAAAGCTGAGAATGAAAATTTCTTGACAGAGGTTCACACCCTccaggaaaatgagaaaatcttATTTCAAAATAACAAGAGTCTCTGTGATGAACTAGCCCATCTCCAAAGGGTGACTGAGATAAAACATGAGGAGATTGGAAATCTGACGAGAAAAATATTCAAGCTTGAGGATCAGGTGAAGGAGGCTGAAGATCAACGGGCCCAAGTGGAGTCTGTGGAGGCAAAAATGCAGGCAGAGATTGAAAGACTGAATTCTGCACAGCATGATCTTCAAGAAAAGCGTGATTCTCTCCTGGATCAGAACAAGCGTATTGCTGCTGAGCTGGTCCAGGTTGAAAgccagagagacaaacaaaaggAGGAGATTTTAAAGCTTCTGAAAGCTGTCCGAGAACTGTTAGACCAACGGGCAAAGGCTGAAGATGATAATCGGGCCCAAGTGTTGTCTGTGGAGGCAAAAATGCAGGCAGAGATTGAAAGACTGAACTCTGCACTCCGTGATCTTCAAGAAAAGCGCAATTCTCTCCTGGATCAGAACAAGCGTGTTGCTGCTGAGCTGGTCCAGGTTGAAAGCCAGAGAGATGAACAAAAGGAGGAGAATTTAAAGCTTCTGAATGCTGTCCGAGATCTTGAAGACCAACGGGCAAAGGCTGAAGATGATAAACGGGCCCTAGTGGAGTCTGTGGAGGCAAAAATGCAGGCAGAGATTGAAAGACTGAATTCTGCACGGCATTATCTTCAAGAAAAGCACGATTCTCTCCTGGATCAGAACAAGCATGTTATTGCTGAGCTGGTCCAGGTTGAAAGCCAGAAAGGTGAACAAAAGGAGGAGATTTTAAGGCTTATGAAAGCTAACAGAAACCTTGAAGACCAATGGGCAAAGGCTGAAAAAGATAAGCAGGCCCTAGTGGAGTCTGTGGAGGCAAAAATGCAGGCAGAGACTGAAAGACTGAATTCTGTACTGCATGATCTTCAAGAAAAGCACGATTCTCTCCTGGATCAGGACAAGAGCATTGTTGCTCATCTGGTCCAGGTCgaaagaaagagagatgaaCAACAGAAGGAGATTTTACAGCTTGTGAATTCTATCACAGATCTTGAAGGCCAATtgaaaaaggctgaaaaagatAAATGGGCACAAGTGGAGTCTGTGGAGGCAAAGATGGAGGCAGAGATTAAAAGACTGAATTCTGCACTGCATGATCTTCAGGAAAAGCACGATTCTCTCCTAGATGACAACAAGAGCATTGCTGCTGAGCTGGTCCAGGTTGAAAGCCAGAGAGATGAACAAAAGAAGGAGATTTCTAAACATGTAAAAGCTATCACAGATCTTGAAGACCAACGGGCAAAGGCTGAAGATGATAAACGGGCCCAAGTGGAGTCTGTGGAGGCAAAAATGCAGGCAGAGATTGAAAGACTGAATTCTGCACTGCATGATCTTCAAGAAAAGCGCGATTCTCTCCTGGATCAGAACAAGCGTGTTATTGATGAGCTGGTGCGGGTTAAAAGCCAGAAAGGTGAACAAAAGGAGGAGATTTTAAGGCTTATGAAAGCTAACAAAAACCTTGAAGACCAATGGACAAAGGCTGAAAACGATAAGCAGGCCCTAGTGGAGTCTGTGGAGGCAAAAATGCAGGCAGAGACTGAAAGACTGAATTCTGTACTGCATGATCTTCAAGAAAAGCACGATTCTCTCCTGGATGACAACAAGAGCATTGCTGCTGAGCTGGTCCAGGTTGAAAGCCAGAGAGATGAACAAAAGGAGGAGAATTTAAAGCTTCTGAATGCTGTCCGAGATCTTGAAGGCCAACGGGCAAAGGCTGAAGATGATAAACGGGCCCAAGTGGAGTCTGTGGAGATAAAAATGCAGGCAGAGATTGAAAGACTGAACTCTGCACTGCATGATCTTCAAGAAAAGCACGATTCTCTCCTGGATGACAACAAGAGCATTGCTGCTGAGCTGGTCCAGGTTGAAAGCCAGAGAGATGAACAAAAGAAGGAGATTTCTAAACATGTAAAAGCTATCACAGATCTTGAAGACCAACGGGCAAAGGCTGAAGATGATAAACGGGCCCAAGTGGAGTCTGTGGAGGCAAAAATGCAGGCAGAGATTGAAAGACTGAATTCTGCACTGCATGCTCTTCAAGAAAAGCGGGATTCTCTCCTGGATCAGAACAAGTGTGTTATTGATGAGCTGGTGCGGGTTAAAAGCCAGAAAAGTGAACAAAAGGAGGAGATTTTAAGGCTTATGAAAGCTAACAGAAACCTTGAAGACCAATGGACAAAGGCTGAAAACGATAAGCAGGCCCAAGTGGAGTCTGTGGAGGCAAAAATGCGGGCAGAGACTGAAAGACTGAATTCTGCACTGCGTGATCTTCAAGAAAAGCGCGATTCTCTCCTGGATCAGAACAAGCGTGTTATTGATGAGCTGTTCCAGGTTAAAAGCCAGAAAGGTGAACAAAAGGAGGAGATTTTAAGGCTTATGAAAGCTAACAGAAACCTTGAAGACCAATGGGTAAAGGCTGAAAAAGATAAGCAGGCCCTAGTGGAGTCTGTGGAGGCAAAAATGCAGGCAGAGACTGAAAGACTGAATTCTGTACTGCATGATCTTCAAGAAAAGCACAATTCTCTCCTGGATCAGGACAAGAGCATTGTTGCTCATCTGGTCCAGGTCgaaagaaagagagatgaaCAACAGAAGGAGATTTTACAGCTTGTGAATTCTATCACAGATCTTGAAGACCAATtgaaaaaggctgaaaaagatAAATGGGCCCAAGTGGAGTCTGTGGAGGCAAAGATGGAGGCAGAGATTAAAAGACTGAATTCTGCACTGCATGCTCTTCAGGAAAAGCACGATTCTCTCCTGGATGACAGCAAGAGCATTGTTGCTCATCTGGTCCAGGTTGAAAGCCAGAGAGATGAACAACAGAAGGAGATTTTAAAGCTTATGAAATCTAACAGAGACCTTGAAGACCAACAGGCAAAGGCTGAAGAAGAAATAATGCAGAAGGAAAATGAACTagaaaaacagagcagaatAATTGCAGATAAGCAGGAGCAGATAAATGATCTGAATAAAGCCAGAGAGATTACAAGATGGATAACCGAAGATCTTAAGGATCAGCTGAGTTTGCTCCAGGAGGAACAGACATTGGCTGATTTAAGAGAGGTACACGAAACTGCTGCATCTGAAGAAATGGAGGATCCTGTTGCAAACCTGCCTCCTAACATGGTTCAAAATAGTGGTTCATGGTCTCACTGTGCCAAATGCCTACTTAAACTAGGTTTAGGTCTAATTCCTGCAGCTATTGTGTCAGCCTCAGTGTATTACAGCTACAACGCACGTACTGACTGTTCTCCTTGA